In Pseudomonas deceptionensis, a single window of DNA contains:
- a CDS encoding cytochrome c/FTR1 family iron permease, with translation MTARPRFFAWLMLPVLALCSLVVSANSPEGASQALHLIDYIGADYPPTVEDGKVIDETEYREQLEFLTVLKGLIAGLPERPERAELAQGVNALQTAIEQRKDGATVAREARQLGARLAVAYEVSQAPVITPDPTRGAPLYAQHCSVCHGETGAGDGPASVGMTPPPANLRDVQRLDRLSLYAIYNTLGLGVEGTDMPSFADQLDERQRWDLATYIAGLSADPAAVKADKTYNLADLARQTPNEVLAAEGPEATATFRAQRAQPPQVKRGPSQLLDYTGATLDKSLAAYRAGDREQAYDLSVAAYLEGFELVESSLDNVDANVRKNTEKALMAYRQSLQDGLPLEQVEQRLDTAKALLKESAGLLGSDGLSWTLSYVSGLLILLREGLEAILVLAAILAFLRNTGQQSAVRSVNIGWGLALVAGLATWALAAYVIDVSGAQRELLEGCTALFASVMVLWLGVWMHDRRHAAAWQDYIKSSLVSGGGRFGFAILAFFSVYRELFEVILFYETLWLQAGPAGHNAVLAGGATALVLLMGLAWIILRGSAKLPLALFFSINAALLCALSVVFAGHGVKALQEAGIFGTRPVAFFDFDWLGIHADAYSLAAQAVAILAIIVLYSRSKLAEKRRVQAS, from the coding sequence ATGACCGCCCGCCCGCGTTTTTTTGCTTGGCTGATGTTGCCAGTGCTCGCGTTGTGCAGCCTTGTTGTGTCTGCCAACTCCCCGGAAGGCGCCTCACAAGCGCTGCATCTGATCGACTACATCGGCGCGGACTACCCGCCTACGGTTGAAGACGGCAAGGTCATCGATGAAACCGAGTACCGCGAGCAACTGGAGTTCCTGACCGTCCTCAAGGGCTTGATCGCAGGCCTGCCAGAGCGCCCTGAACGTGCCGAGCTGGCCCAAGGCGTGAATGCCTTGCAAACTGCCATCGAACAGCGCAAAGACGGCGCCACCGTTGCCCGTGAAGCGCGGCAGCTGGGAGCCAGGCTGGCTGTGGCCTACGAGGTCAGTCAGGCGCCCGTGATTACCCCCGATCCAACCCGCGGTGCACCGCTGTACGCCCAGCATTGTTCGGTATGCCACGGTGAAACCGGCGCCGGTGATGGCCCGGCCAGTGTCGGCATGACGCCGCCTCCGGCTAACCTGCGCGATGTGCAGCGTCTGGACCGTCTGAGCCTCTACGCGATCTACAACACGTTGGGCCTGGGCGTTGAAGGCACGGACATGCCGTCGTTTGCCGATCAACTGGACGAGCGCCAGCGCTGGGACCTGGCCACCTATATCGCAGGCTTGAGTGCTGATCCTGCGGCGGTAAAAGCGGACAAAACCTACAACCTGGCGGACCTGGCCCGTCAAACCCCGAATGAAGTGCTGGCGGCCGAAGGCCCCGAGGCGACCGCGACCTTCCGTGCCCAGAGGGCTCAACCACCCCAGGTCAAACGCGGCCCGTCGCAGTTGCTCGACTACACCGGCGCCACCCTGGACAAAAGCCTCGCGGCCTATCGCGCCGGCGATCGCGAGCAGGCCTACGACCTGTCGGTAGCGGCTTACCTGGAAGGCTTTGAGCTGGTCGAAAGCTCCCTGGATAACGTCGACGCCAACGTGCGTAAAAACACTGAAAAAGCCCTGATGGCTTATCGGCAATCGTTGCAGGACGGTTTGCCGCTTGAGCAAGTCGAGCAGCGGCTGGACACCGCTAAAGCCTTGCTCAAAGAATCAGCCGGGCTGCTGGGCAGCGATGGCTTGAGCTGGACCTTGAGCTATGTCTCGGGCTTGCTGATTTTGCTGCGCGAAGGCCTGGAAGCGATTTTGGTCCTGGCCGCGATCCTGGCTTTTCTGCGCAATACCGGCCAGCAATCGGCGGTGCGCAGCGTCAACATTGGCTGGGGCCTGGCACTGGTTGCAGGTCTCGCTACGTGGGCGCTGGCCGCTTATGTCATTGACGTCAGCGGCGCCCAGCGCGAACTGCTTGAAGGGTGTACCGCCTTGTTCGCCAGCGTCATGGTGCTGTGGCTGGGCGTATGGATGCACGACCGCCGCCACGCGGCTGCATGGCAGGACTACATCAAAAGCAGTCTGGTCAGCGGTGGCGGGCGCTTTGGTTTTGCGATCCTGGCGTTTTTCTCGGTGTACCGCGAGTTGTTCGAAGTGATCCTGTTCTACGAGACCCTGTGGCTGCAAGCCGGGCCTGCGGGTCATAACGCCGTATTGGCGGGCGGCGCCACGGCGCTGGTGTTGCTGATGGGGCTGGCGTGGATAATCCTGCGCGGCTCGGCCAAGTTGCCATTGGCGCTGTTCTTCAGCATCAACGCGGCGTTGCTGTGCGCGCTGTCAGTAGTGTTCGCCGGGCATGGCGTAAAAGCGCTGCAAGAGGCCGGTATTTTCGGTACGCGGCCGGTGGCGTTCTTCGACTTCGACTGGTTGGGTATTCATGCGGATGCCTACTCGCTGGCTGCACAGGCAGTCGCTATCCTGGCGATTATCGTGCTGTACAGCCGCAGCAAACTGGCGGAAAAGCGCCGGGTGCAGGCTTCGTAA
- a CDS encoding LysE family transporter: MSLETWLAFFAACWVISLSPGAGAIASMSCGLQYGFWRGYWNALGLQLGLALQIAIIAAGVGAVLAASSTAFYAIKWFGVAYLIYLAVKQWRALPADLSDDAAVRPIGKPLALVFRGFLVNISNPKALVFMLAVLPQFVDPNAPLVSQYLTLGVTMICVDLIVMAGYTGLASKVLRLLRTPKQQRRMNRTFAGLFLGAAGFIATLHRATT; the protein is encoded by the coding sequence ATGTCGTTGGAAACGTGGTTGGCCTTCTTTGCTGCCTGTTGGGTTATCAGCCTGTCCCCCGGCGCGGGCGCGATTGCCTCGATGTCATGCGGGTTGCAATACGGCTTTTGGCGCGGCTACTGGAACGCCCTAGGCCTTCAACTGGGCCTGGCGTTGCAAATTGCGATTATCGCCGCCGGTGTCGGTGCAGTGCTCGCCGCCTCGTCCACCGCCTTCTATGCCATCAAATGGTTCGGCGTGGCCTACCTGATCTACCTCGCTGTCAAACAATGGCGTGCCCTGCCAGCAGATCTCAGTGATGACGCTGCCGTGCGCCCGATAGGCAAGCCGCTGGCGCTGGTCTTTCGTGGTTTCCTGGTCAACATCAGCAACCCCAAGGCGCTGGTTTTCATGCTCGCCGTGCTGCCCCAGTTTGTAGACCCTAACGCGCCGCTGGTGTCCCAATACCTGACGCTGGGCGTCACCATGATCTGCGTCGACCTGATCGTCATGGCCGGTTACACGGGGCTGGCGTCCAAGGTCCTGCGTTTGCTGCGCACCCCCAAACAACAGCGACGCATGAACCGCACCTTTGCCGGTCTGTTCTTGGGCGCGGCGGGTTTTATTGCGACATTGCACCGCGCCACCACCTAA
- a CDS encoding mechanosensitive ion channel family protein — translation MEALHLPLPAELIAPLWIGLQILLILLAGYFSQRVVARFLTRLGERYPFPPQLMMPLRGGLRWFIMGSAVIVVLERLGVSATVLWTALSGFVAVAAIAFFAMWSVLSNLLCAVLIFTVGPFRIGDVVELLDTLDKPGVKGRVVAINLLYTTLIEPAEAGSGSSMVQVPNSLFFQRSVRRWRESDL, via the coding sequence ATGGAAGCTTTGCACTTGCCCTTGCCGGCCGAACTGATCGCACCGCTGTGGATCGGTTTGCAGATTCTGCTGATTCTGTTGGCCGGTTATTTCTCGCAGCGCGTTGTGGCTCGTTTCCTTACGCGTCTGGGTGAGCGTTATCCGTTTCCGCCGCAGCTGATGATGCCGCTGCGGGGCGGTTTGCGCTGGTTCATCATGGGCAGTGCAGTGATTGTCGTGCTGGAACGCCTGGGCGTCTCGGCCACCGTGTTGTGGACGGCGCTCTCGGGGTTTGTGGCGGTGGCGGCGATTGCCTTCTTCGCCATGTGGAGCGTGCTCTCCAACCTGCTTTGCGCGGTGCTGATCTTCACGGTGGGCCCGTTCCGCATTGGCGACGTGGTGGAGCTGCTCGACACCCTCGACAAGCCGGGCGTCAAAGGCCGGGTCGTGGCCATCAACCTGCTTTACACCACCCTGATCGAGCCCGCGGAAGCGGGTAGCGGCAGCAGCATGGTGCAAGTCCCCAACAGCCTGTTCTTTCAGCGTTCGGTACGCCGCTGGCGCGAAAGCGACCTTTAA
- a CDS encoding ATP-binding cassette domain-containing protein: MIRLLNLTLQRGPQRLLEDAELILHAGHKAGLVGANGAGKSTLFALLLGELTPDSGDCLLPADWRIAHMRQEIDTLDRIAIDYVLDGDLRLRQVQADLAKAEADEDGAAQARLHSELDSADGYTADARARKMLAGLGFTNEQMDRPVADFSGGWRMRLNLAQALMCPSDLLLLDEPTNHLDLDAILWLEDFLKNYPGTLLLISHDRDFLDAVVDNIAHVDQRKITLYRGGYSAFERARAERLAQQQQAYEKQQVQRAHMESYIARFKAQATKARQAQSRIKALERMEELSAAHVDSPFDFVFREAVKLSSPLLDLSDARLGYGDKTILEKVKLQLVPGARIGLLGPNGAGKSTLIKNLAGELEPLSGRLARGENLVVGYFAQHQLDSLDSKASPLLHMQRLAPAEREQTLRDFLGGFDFRGARIDEPVLNFSGGEKARLALALIAWGRPNLLLLDEPTNHLDLEMRLALTMALQEFSGAVLVVSHDRHLLKSTTDEFLLVADGKVQEFDGDLEDYARWLADYRLRNAPASNTPVNPDKTDKKAQRQAAAALRQQLAPHKREADKLESELGKVNEKLAKIETSLGDSAVYEAARKDELRDLLAEQAKLKVLEGQLEERWMESLELLESMQAELEALS, translated from the coding sequence ATGATCCGACTTCTGAACCTGACTTTACAGCGTGGCCCGCAACGTCTGCTAGAAGACGCCGAGCTGATCCTGCACGCCGGCCACAAAGCCGGTCTGGTCGGCGCCAATGGCGCCGGTAAATCCACCTTGTTCGCCTTGTTGCTGGGTGAGTTGACGCCTGATTCCGGGGATTGTCTGCTCCCGGCCGACTGGCGGATTGCCCATATGCGGCAGGAAATCGACACCCTCGACCGCATCGCGATCGACTACGTGCTCGATGGCGACCTGCGCTTGCGCCAAGTGCAAGCTGACCTGGCCAAGGCCGAGGCTGACGAGGACGGTGCCGCTCAGGCGCGCCTGCACTCTGAGCTGGACAGCGCAGACGGTTATACCGCCGATGCGCGGGCCCGCAAAATGCTCGCCGGGCTGGGGTTCACCAACGAACAAATGGACCGCCCGGTTGCCGACTTCTCCGGTGGCTGGCGGATGCGCCTTAACCTGGCGCAGGCCTTGATGTGCCCATCGGACCTGTTGTTGCTCGATGAACCGACCAACCACTTGGACCTCGACGCCATCCTGTGGCTGGAAGACTTCCTCAAGAACTACCCTGGCACCTTGCTGCTGATTTCCCACGACAGGGATTTCCTCGACGCCGTGGTCGACAATATCGCCCACGTAGACCAGCGCAAAATCACCCTCTACCGCGGTGGTTACAGCGCGTTCGAGCGTGCCCGTGCCGAGCGTCTGGCCCAGCAGCAACAGGCCTACGAGAAGCAGCAGGTGCAACGTGCGCACATGGAAAGCTACATCGCCCGCTTCAAGGCCCAGGCCACCAAGGCACGTCAGGCCCAGAGCCGGATCAAGGCCCTGGAGCGCATGGAAGAACTGAGCGCGGCCCATGTGGATTCGCCGTTCGATTTCGTGTTCCGTGAGGCGGTCAAGCTCTCCAGCCCGCTGCTCGATTTGTCCGATGCACGTCTGGGCTATGGCGACAAAACCATCCTGGAGAAGGTCAAGCTGCAGTTGGTTCCGGGGGCCCGTATCGGCTTGCTCGGGCCCAACGGCGCGGGTAAATCGACCCTGATCAAGAACCTGGCGGGTGAGCTTGAGCCGCTGTCGGGCCGTTTGGCCCGTGGCGAAAACCTGGTGGTGGGCTACTTTGCCCAGCACCAGCTCGACTCGCTGGACTCCAAGGCCAGCCCGTTGCTGCACATGCAGCGTCTGGCACCGGCTGAGCGTGAGCAAACGCTGCGCGACTTTCTCGGTGGTTTCGACTTCCGCGGTGCTCGCATCGACGAGCCGGTACTGAATTTCTCCGGCGGCGAAAAAGCCCGCCTGGCGCTGGCTCTGATCGCCTGGGGCCGGCCGAACCTGCTGCTGCTCGACGAACCGACCAACCACCTCGACCTCGAAATGCGTCTGGCACTGACCATGGCGCTGCAAGAGTTCAGCGGTGCGGTACTGGTGGTGTCTCACGATCGGCATTTGCTCAAAAGCACCACAGATGAATTTCTGCTGGTGGCCGACGGCAAGGTGCAGGAATTCGACGGCGACCTCGAAGACTATGCGCGCTGGCTGGCGGACTACCGTTTGCGCAACGCACCGGCGAGCAACACACCGGTTAACCCTGACAAGACCGATAAAAAGGCTCAGCGTCAGGCTGCTGCTGCGTTGCGTCAGCAACTGGCACCGCACAAGCGCGAAGCCGACAAGCTCGAAAGCGAGCTGGGCAAGGTCAACGAAAAACTGGCCAAAATCGAAACTAGCCTGGGCGACAGTGCGGTTTACGAGGCCGCGCGCAAAGACGAATTGCGTGATCTGCTGGCCGAACAGGCCAAGCTCAAAGTGCTGGAAGGTCAGCTGGAAGAGCGCTGGATGGAATCTCTGGAGTTGCTTGAGTCCATGCAAGCGGAACTGGAAGCCCTGTCCTGA
- a CDS encoding TIGR02444 family protein has product MQTDLWNYCLNLYARPGVEQACLHLQDQGLDVCLLLCAAWLQERAVACDELRLGQLNACAGPWQREVVQPLRQLRTHWRKTAAHDDALAALRAQIKSLELEAEKTLLRRLESVTLGWPTAQPQDTCDWLQRVASDADHPDCDALHQLRVAINHA; this is encoded by the coding sequence ATGCAGACTGATCTGTGGAATTACTGTTTGAACCTCTATGCCCGCCCAGGGGTGGAGCAGGCGTGCCTGCACCTGCAAGACCAGGGCCTGGATGTGTGCCTGCTGCTGTGCGCGGCCTGGCTGCAAGAGCGTGCCGTGGCCTGTGACGAGTTGCGTCTTGGGCAATTGAACGCCTGTGCCGGGCCCTGGCAACGCGAGGTGGTGCAACCGTTGCGGCAGCTGCGCACACACTGGCGCAAAACGGCCGCGCACGATGATGCACTTGCAGCGCTGCGCGCGCAGATCAAGTCATTGGAGCTGGAAGCAGAGAAGACGTTACTGCGTCGCCTGGAGTCAGTGACCCTGGGCTGGCCGACAGCTCAACCGCAAGACACGTGCGATTGGCTGCAGAGGGTGGCGAGCGATGCCGACCACCCTGATTGCGACGCGCTGCACCAGCTGCGCGTCGCAATCAACCATGCTTAG
- a CDS encoding AlgP family protein codes for MSANKKPVNTPLHLLQQLSGSLLEHLENACTQALADAEKLLAKLEKQRGKTQEKLHKARAKLQDAANAGKSKAQTKAKAVVKELEQLLDSLKDRQTETRTYILQLKRDAQESLKLAQGIGRVKEAVGKALSSRDTKPAANAKKPAAKTASKAPAKAPAAAAAKPAAKVAAPKPAAARTAKPAAAKTAAAKPAAKPVAAKTAAAKPAARPAAAKPAAVKAPAKPAAKTAAAKPAAKPVAAKPAVRAAAKPVAKPAVKKPVAAKPAAAKPAAAPAKPAVTPAAATPAAAPAPTATNSATTPASAS; via the coding sequence ATGTCGGCCAATAAGAAGCCCGTAAATACGCCGTTGCACTTGCTCCAACAACTCTCAGGCAGCCTGCTTGAGCATTTGGAAAACGCTTGCACCCAAGCGTTGGCTGATGCTGAGAAGCTGCTCGCCAAACTTGAAAAGCAGCGTGGCAAAACCCAGGAAAAACTGCACAAGGCTCGCGCCAAATTGCAGGATGCCGCTAACGCCGGCAAATCCAAAGCTCAGACCAAAGCCAAGGCTGTCGTCAAAGAGCTTGAGCAACTGCTCGACTCACTCAAAGACCGCCAGACTGAAACTCGCACCTATATCCTGCAACTCAAGCGCGATGCTCAAGAAAGCCTGAAACTGGCCCAGGGTATTGGCCGGGTCAAAGAAGCAGTGGGCAAGGCGTTGTCATCCCGTGACACCAAGCCTGCGGCAAACGCAAAAAAACCTGCGGCCAAAACAGCTTCCAAAGCACCCGCCAAGGCACCGGCAGCCGCTGCCGCCAAGCCCGCCGCCAAAGTCGCTGCGCCAAAACCGGCAGCAGCCCGCACGGCAAAACCTGCAGCGGCAAAAACCGCAGCGGCCAAACCTGCCGCCAAGCCCGTAGCGGCTAAAACAGCGGCTGCCAAACCTGCCGCCAGGCCCGCGGCGGCTAAACCGGCAGCGGTCAAGGCGCCGGCCAAACCTGCAGCTAAAACCGCAGCAGCCAAACCGGCCGCCAAGCCTGTCGCAGCGAAACCTGCGGTCAGAGCTGCAGCCAAACCGGTTGCAAAACCTGCCGTTAAAAAGCCAGTTGCGGCCAAACCTGCCGCAGCGAAACCTGCTGCGGCACCCGCCAAGCCAGCTGTAACGCCCGCAGCTGCCACACCTGCTGCTGCCCCTGCGCCAACCGCAACAAACTCGGCTACCACCCCAGCCAGCGCTTCCTAA
- a CDS encoding FKBP-type peptidyl-prolyl cis-trans isomerase has protein sequence MPRYLLLSLLCLAPWVQAAPPPSPDTAHDLAYSLGASLGERLREEVPQLQIQALLEGLRTAYQGKPLALSDERIEQILAEHQARADNAQKPSRSDIALGIERDFLLKEKQQPRARELENGIILTELKPGTGAKPDAQDSVYVNYVGRLPDGTVFDQSTQPQWFRLDSVIAGWRSALVQMPVGAKWRLALPSSQAYGAEGAGDLIAPYTPLVFEVELLSVKK, from the coding sequence ATGCCGCGTTACCTCTTGTTGTCCTTGTTGTGCCTGGCGCCCTGGGTTCAGGCTGCCCCGCCCCCAAGCCCCGATACCGCCCACGACCTCGCTTACAGCCTGGGTGCCAGCCTGGGTGAGCGCTTGCGCGAAGAGGTTCCGCAGTTACAGATCCAGGCATTGCTCGAGGGGCTGCGCACGGCCTATCAAGGCAAGCCGCTGGCACTGAGTGATGAGCGCATCGAGCAGATTCTGGCCGAACATCAAGCCCGGGCCGACAATGCGCAAAAACCGTCCCGCAGTGACATCGCACTGGGTATCGAGCGCGATTTTTTGCTCAAAGAAAAACAGCAGCCCCGGGCACGTGAACTGGAAAACGGCATCATCCTGACCGAGCTCAAGCCCGGCACGGGGGCAAAACCCGACGCACAGGATTCGGTATACGTAAACTATGTGGGCCGCCTGCCTGACGGTACGGTGTTCGACCAGAGCACCCAGCCGCAATGGTTTCGCCTGGACAGCGTGATCGCAGGCTGGCGCAGTGCACTGGTGCAGATGCCTGTCGGGGCGAAGTGGCGACTGGCACTTCCTTCCAGCCAGGCCTACGGGGCAGAGGGCGCAGGGGACTTGATTGCCCCCTACACGCCGCTGGTATTTGAAGTCGAGCTGCTGTCCGTTAAAAAATGA
- a CDS encoding Rsd/AlgQ family anti-sigma factor, which produces MLERCESAQERFNGVHQLVDRWLHERRKLVKAYAALIEQQNNPKRGPQKEFCQILVDYVSAGHFEIYEQLNQEAKAFNDERGLALAETIYPRISVITEAALAFNDHCDGKAHRPDCEKLAEEIKILGALLDERFELEDCLIEVLHSAHKQKEAAQA; this is translated from the coding sequence ATGCTCGAAAGATGCGAGAGTGCTCAGGAACGTTTCAACGGCGTCCACCAGCTGGTTGATCGCTGGTTGCATGAGCGCCGTAAACTTGTGAAGGCTTATGCTGCTTTGATTGAGCAGCAAAATAACCCCAAGCGGGGACCGCAAAAAGAGTTTTGCCAGATCCTGGTCGACTACGTTTCTGCAGGTCATTTCGAAATTTACGAGCAACTCAATCAGGAGGCCAAAGCCTTCAACGATGAGCGCGGGCTGGCATTGGCTGAGACCATCTACCCGAGAATCAGCGTGATTACTGAAGCCGCTCTGGCCTTTAATGATCATTGCGACGGTAAAGCCCATCGCCCTGACTGCGAAAAGCTCGCAGAAGAAATCAAGATCCTGGGGGCTTTGCTTGACGAGCGCTTTGAGCTTGAAGACTGCTTGATCGAAGTGCTGCACAGTGCGCACAAGCAGAAAGAAGCGGCTCAGGCTTAA
- a CDS encoding disulfide bond formation protein B: MFLAGSRFGFFLAFLAGTLVMGGALYLQYGSGLKPCSLCLVQRFFLLAFCLVNLVAYVHGPQRFGLRCYSIASTLLALGGAASALRQMKLQLLPPEQLMFCQPDLTFPWHDLTPGELFSMIYKGGEDCTHIHWSVFDLSAPELSVLAFTGLLVLSIFQIFRTDHGDKLPPDCDAV, translated from the coding sequence ATGTTCTTGGCAGGCTCACGTTTCGGTTTCTTTTTAGCCTTTCTTGCAGGCACCCTGGTGATGGGCGGCGCTCTTTACCTTCAGTACGGGTCCGGGCTCAAGCCTTGTTCTTTATGCCTGGTGCAGCGCTTTTTCTTGCTGGCTTTCTGTCTCGTCAACCTGGTGGCTTATGTCCATGGTCCGCAGCGCTTTGGTCTGCGGTGCTATTCAATTGCATCCACGTTACTGGCGCTTGGGGGCGCGGCGAGCGCCTTGCGGCAGATGAAGCTGCAACTGTTACCGCCTGAACAATTGATGTTTTGCCAGCCAGATCTGACGTTCCCCTGGCACGATCTGACGCCTGGTGAACTCTTTTCGATGATTTATAAGGGCGGCGAAGACTGCACGCATATTCACTGGAGCGTGTTTGATTTGAGCGCTCCCGAACTCAGCGTGCTGGCCTTTACCGGCCTGCTAGTGCTGAGCATCTTCCAGATTTTTCGCACAGACCACGGCGATAAATTACCCCCCGACTGCGACGCGGTGTAG
- a CDS encoding heme biosynthesis protein HemY has protein sequence MKRFYVIVFLLIAAAACIGLAIAEDAGYVLVAYKNFRYESSVWATLALLAVLWLLLWGIKLLVELVTASTGLVNPWSRRNRSRRVQLAIEQGQMDLAEGRWASAQKHLARAAEAEPQPLLFYLGAARAANEQGRYEESDNLLERALERQPQAELAIALSHAQLQVDRADTDGALVTLQTMHERHPHNVQVLRQLQRLHQQRGDWTALIRLLPELRKDKVLPAKELAELEHRAWGQNLTLAAHREAEGEAGLQSLQRAWQQLTSAQRQEPALVLAYAEQLRQLGAQAEAEEVLRGALKRNYDSHLVRLYGLLRGSDPVKQLQTAEGWLKAHPGDASLLLTLGRLCLQNSLWGKARDYFESSLKVERNPETCAELARLLAQLGDTERSNQLFQEGLNLLDERLLALPLPATATSL, from the coding sequence ATGAAGCGTTTCTATGTGATTGTGTTTTTGTTGATTGCAGCCGCGGCCTGCATCGGCCTGGCAATCGCTGAAGATGCGGGCTATGTGCTGGTGGCCTATAAAAACTTCCGCTACGAATCCAGCGTATGGGCAACCCTCGCACTGCTGGCGGTCCTGTGGTTGCTGCTCTGGGGGATCAAGTTGCTGGTGGAGCTGGTGACGGCCTCTACGGGGTTGGTGAATCCATGGTCGCGCCGCAATCGCAGCCGTCGGGTGCAGCTTGCCATCGAGCAAGGCCAGATGGACCTCGCCGAGGGCCGCTGGGCCAGCGCTCAAAAACACCTGGCCCGTGCTGCCGAAGCCGAGCCTCAGCCGTTGCTCTTCTATCTGGGGGCTGCACGTGCGGCCAACGAGCAAGGGCGTTACGAAGAAAGCGACAACCTGCTTGAACGTGCGCTGGAGCGTCAGCCCCAAGCCGAACTGGCCATTGCCCTGAGCCATGCCCAGTTGCAGGTTGACCGCGCCGACACAGATGGGGCGCTGGTGACATTGCAAACCATGCACGAGCGCCATCCGCATAACGTTCAAGTGTTGCGCCAGTTGCAGCGCTTGCACCAGCAGCGGGGCGACTGGACGGCTCTGATTCGCTTGCTGCCCGAGTTGCGCAAAGACAAGGTATTGCCGGCCAAGGAGCTTGCAGAGCTGGAGCATCGAGCCTGGGGGCAAAATCTGACCCTCGCTGCGCATCGCGAAGCAGAGGGCGAGGCGGGGTTGCAATCACTTCAGCGTGCCTGGCAACAACTCACCTCGGCCCAGCGTCAGGAGCCTGCGCTGGTTTTGGCCTATGCCGAGCAATTGCGTCAGTTGGGCGCGCAAGCTGAAGCCGAAGAAGTCCTGCGTGGAGCGCTCAAGCGCAACTACGACAGCCACCTCGTGCGGCTCTATGGCTTGTTGCGCGGCAGTGATCCGGTGAAGCAGTTGCAGACGGCTGAAGGCTGGCTCAAGGCTCACCCCGGTGACGCGAGCCTGCTGTTAACCCTGGGGCGCCTGTGCCTGCAAAACAGTCTGTGGGGCAAAGCCCGGGACTATTTCGAAAGCAGTCTGAAGGTTGAGCGCAACCCGGAAACCTGTGCAGAGCTGGCGCGACTGCTGGCTCAACTGGGCGATACGGAACGTAGCAATCAACTGTTTCAGGAAGGTTTGAATCTGCTGGATGAGCGCTTGCTGGCCCTGCCTTTGCCAGCGACAGCCACCAGCCTTTAA